A window from Listeria seeligeri serovar 1/2b str. SLCC3954 encodes these proteins:
- the cls gene encoding cardiolipin synthase, producing MGLLTYLLVILLILNVFFAGMTVFLERRDTSATWAWLLVLTFIPIFGFIIYLIFGRKLSGKKIFDWKGQEKIGIQESTANQIEMIRQKEFPFSDPNVKKHRDLIYLLLVNDGAILTQDNEVDLYVDGYEKFDALIADIEKAKDHIHIIYYIFHSDELGNRLMRVLERKAAEGLNVKIIYDAMGSRTTKKSFFRTFEENGGLVRPFFPSKLPLINFRLNYRNHRKLAIIDGDIGYIGGFNIGDEYLGLSKKFGYWRDTHLRVHGKAVYAMQTRFIMDWNSASSTNKIDYKARYFPTFHGKGHTSMQIVSSGPDSEWQQIKNGYIKMINAAKKTIYLQSPYFIPDASLLEAIKIAALSGVDVRVMIPNKPDHAFVYRATTNYAGELMETGAKIFIYDNGFIHAKTLVVDGEIASVGTANMDFRSFRLNFEVNAFIYEKKMVQKLEDAFLEDILKSYQLTPELYAKRSLWIKFKEAVSRLLSPIL from the coding sequence ATGGGGCTGTTGACTTATTTATTAGTTATTCTACTAATCCTGAATGTATTCTTTGCAGGAATGACAGTTTTTTTAGAAAGACGTGATACATCTGCCACTTGGGCATGGTTATTAGTCCTAACATTCATTCCTATATTTGGGTTCATTATATACTTGATCTTTGGTAGAAAATTATCAGGGAAAAAGATTTTTGATTGGAAGGGACAAGAAAAAATTGGAATTCAAGAATCCACGGCTAATCAAATAGAAATGATTCGTCAAAAAGAATTTCCATTTAGCGATCCAAATGTCAAAAAACATCGAGATCTAATTTATTTACTACTTGTAAATGATGGAGCAATTTTAACGCAAGATAATGAAGTTGATCTTTACGTTGATGGATATGAAAAATTCGATGCACTAATTGCCGATATTGAGAAAGCCAAAGATCATATACATATTATTTATTATATTTTCCATTCTGATGAGCTTGGGAACCGCTTAATGCGAGTACTTGAACGGAAAGCAGCAGAAGGTTTAAATGTGAAAATTATTTATGATGCAATGGGGTCAAGAACAACAAAAAAATCTTTTTTCCGAACCTTTGAAGAAAATGGTGGCTTAGTGAGACCTTTCTTCCCGTCTAAATTACCACTTATTAATTTTAGGCTTAATTATCGAAATCATAGGAAATTAGCAATTATTGATGGAGATATTGGTTATATTGGTGGTTTTAACATTGGTGACGAATATCTAGGGTTGTCGAAAAAATTTGGCTACTGGCGCGACACGCATCTTCGTGTACATGGTAAAGCTGTATATGCAATGCAAACTCGTTTTATCATGGACTGGAATTCTGCCTCTTCGACAAATAAAATTGATTACAAGGCAAGGTATTTCCCAACTTTTCATGGGAAAGGGCATACTAGCATGCAAATTGTATCAAGTGGACCAGATTCAGAATGGCAACAAATAAAAAATGGTTACATCAAAATGATTAATGCGGCTAAAAAAACGATTTATTTACAATCACCATATTTTATTCCAGATGCGAGCTTGCTTGAAGCAATCAAAATCGCGGCATTATCTGGAGTCGATGTTCGTGTGATGATTCCGAATAAGCCCGACCATGCCTTCGTTTACCGAGCAACTACCAATTATGCTGGTGAATTAATGGAAACAGGGGCAAAAATTTTCATTTACGATAATGGATTCATTCACGCAAAAACATTAGTAGTAGATGGCGAAATCGCTTCTGTTGGAACTGCCAACATGGATTTCCGTAGTTTTCGTCTTAATTTTGAAGTTAATGCCTTCATTTATGAAAAGAAAATGGTTCAAAAATTAGAAGATGCCTTTTTAGAAGATATTTTAAAATCGTATCAGCTAACTCCAGAACTATATGCAAAAAGATCATTATGGATTAAATTTAAGGAAGCGGTAAGCCGACTTTTATCGCCTATATTATAA
- a CDS encoding murein hydrolase activator EnvC family protein — MLKKYGVLVTLSLLVVTAPLSAQADSINDMQKRQNEIEQKKSEVNKNLDTKSSEIADLENDEKNASKQLESLLKSIDETNKKLKAQEDKVESENKKLKQLKKDIEKLRNDIKERQEVLDNRARAIQKSGTATAYLDLIFESSDFKELIDRVTVVSAMVNADQNIMQDQKDDQDKLKVAEGSSEKKLKNLRVLAVDLEVSRNNMESQKEEKNDLVMALANKKDLTKNEQSLLASEQGALTAEERKLASNIAGEKAKQEAAIKAAEEKRIQESIAKANAKKASQKQTTTVAEASSQEKASTPSNVSSGGGQFIKPAAGILTSGFSDRTNPVTGQHESHKGQDIAAGGAVTVSAAASGTVVFSGFGASGSGFGGYGYVVKIDHGNGFQTLYGHMRAGSLKVVAGQQVSQGQPIGIMGSTGQSTGQHLHFEIHQNGVPIDPAPYL; from the coding sequence ATGTTAAAAAAATATGGGGTATTGGTAACACTTAGCTTATTGGTTGTGACAGCTCCACTAAGCGCACAAGCAGATTCAATCAATGACATGCAAAAACGCCAAAATGAAATTGAACAAAAAAAATCAGAAGTAAATAAAAATCTAGATACAAAAAGCTCAGAAATAGCGGATTTAGAAAATGATGAGAAAAATGCTTCCAAACAACTAGAATCACTTTTAAAAAGCATTGATGAAACAAATAAAAAACTCAAAGCACAAGAAGATAAAGTTGAGTCTGAAAACAAAAAACTAAAACAATTGAAAAAAGACATTGAGAAACTACGAAATGATATTAAAGAACGTCAAGAAGTGTTGGATAATCGAGCAAGAGCAATTCAAAAGTCTGGAACGGCAACAGCCTATTTGGATTTGATTTTTGAATCTAGTGACTTTAAAGAACTTATTGACCGGGTAACAGTTGTGTCGGCTATGGTAAATGCGGACCAAAACATTATGCAAGACCAAAAAGATGACCAAGACAAATTAAAAGTCGCAGAAGGTAGTTCAGAGAAAAAACTTAAGAATTTAAGAGTATTAGCAGTTGATTTGGAAGTTTCTAGAAATAATATGGAAAGTCAAAAAGAAGAAAAGAACGATTTAGTTATGGCGCTAGCGAACAAGAAAGATTTAACAAAAAACGAACAGTCGCTTTTAGCTAGTGAGCAAGGTGCTTTAACCGCAGAAGAAAGAAAATTAGCTTCTAATATAGCTGGTGAAAAAGCTAAACAGGAAGCTGCCATTAAAGCTGCAGAAGAAAAACGAATTCAAGAATCAATCGCAAAAGCGAACGCTAAAAAAGCAAGTCAGAAACAAACTACTACTGTTGCAGAAGCGTCTAGCCAGGAAAAAGCTAGCACACCAAGCAATGTCAGCTCAGGTGGCGGACAATTTATTAAACCTGCTGCGGGGATTTTAACTTCTGGATTTAGCGACCGGACAAACCCAGTGACTGGCCAACATGAATCACATAAAGGTCAAGATATTGCAGCTGGTGGCGCAGTAACTGTATCAGCGGCAGCGTCAGGCACTGTTGTATTTTCTGGATTTGGTGCATCTGGTAGTGGATTTGGTGGTTACGGCTATGTAGTCAAAATCGACCATGGCAACGGCTTTCAAACATTATACGGACATATGCGAGCAGGAAGTTTGAAAGTGGTTGCTGGTCAGCAAGTTTCACAAGGACAACCAATTGGGATTATGGGTTCGACCGGTCAATCAACTGGTCAACATTTACATTTTGAAATACATCAAAATGGGGTTCCAATTGATCCAGCACCATATCTTTAA
- a CDS encoding NlpC/P60 family protein — protein sequence MKKNTFIAVSLAAVISLTPAFTTNVFADVNTDIQNQDKKINDIKSQKADLQSDLSDLVSDLDKAQEKAKSLQADFDKTGKELKDLNQDIKDINERIKERESVLKDRARAMQKTSNSNAYLEVVLDAENLSDLVGRVSAVNQLVESDKSILDDQQNDEKELKEKQTSVKKKQEEQATAIHDYEAQQNKIEAQKAEKEAIVAQLASDQASAENAKASLVSERDKAAKEATARATALREATSANAGKEEKAATTSNTNATASNDSNSSSSSKKTSSNNDSSSNETPSTPAPSGSGYSAMISAAQAQLGKPYSLGASGPSAFDCSGFTSYAFRAAGISLPRTSGGQYAAASKVSASQAKPGDLVFFNYGGGIAHVGIYVGGGQMINAQNNGVQYDNITSGYWAKYLVGYGRVANF from the coding sequence TTGAAAAAGAATACGTTTATTGCGGTTTCACTCGCAGCAGTTATCAGTTTGACGCCGGCTTTTACTACTAATGTTTTTGCAGACGTGAATACAGACATCCAAAACCAAGATAAAAAAATCAATGACATTAAGTCTCAAAAAGCAGATTTACAATCGGATCTTTCTGATTTAGTATCTGATCTTGATAAAGCTCAAGAAAAAGCTAAATCTTTACAAGCAGACTTCGACAAAACAGGCAAAGAACTAAAGGATCTTAACCAAGATATTAAAGATATCAATGAACGTATTAAAGAACGTGAATCAGTTTTAAAAGATCGTGCTCGTGCGATGCAAAAAACTTCAAATTCTAACGCGTACCTTGAAGTAGTTTTAGACGCAGAAAACCTTTCCGATTTAGTTGGTCGTGTTTCTGCGGTGAACCAATTAGTTGAATCTGATAAATCTATTTTAGATGATCAACAAAATGACGAAAAAGAATTAAAAGAGAAACAAACTTCAGTGAAGAAAAAACAAGAAGAACAAGCAACAGCTATTCACGATTATGAAGCACAACAAAATAAAATCGAAGCACAAAAAGCTGAAAAAGAAGCAATCGTTGCTCAACTAGCTTCTGATCAAGCAAGTGCTGAAAATGCTAAAGCTAGCCTTGTAAGTGAACGTGATAAAGCAGCAAAAGAAGCTACAGCGCGTGCAACTGCTTTACGTGAAGCAACATCTGCAAATGCTGGAAAAGAAGAAAAAGCTGCAACAACAAGTAATACAAATGCAACAGCTTCGAATGATTCCAATTCTTCAAGCTCAAGCAAAAAAACATCTTCAAACAATGACAGCAGCAGTAATGAAACTCCAAGTACTCCTGCTCCATCTGGTAGCGGATATTCGGCAATGATTTCTGCAGCGCAAGCGCAACTTGGCAAACCTTATAGCCTTGGAGCTAGTGGACCAAGCGCATTTGATTGCTCTGGATTTACTTCTTACGCTTTCCGCGCAGCTGGTATTTCTCTTCCAAGAACATCTGGTGGACAATATGCAGCAGCAAGCAAAGTAAGTGCTAGTCAAGCAAAACCAGGTGATTTAGTATTCTTTAACTACGGTGGCGGAATTGCTCACGTTGGAATCTACGTTGGTGGCGGTCAAATGATTAACGCGCAAAACAATGGCGTTCAATATGACAACATCACTAGCGGCTACTGGGCTAAATATCTTGTAGGATATGGTCGCGTAGCTAACTTCTAA
- the ftsX gene encoding permease-like cell division protein FtsX, with product MKFRTVGRHIRESFKSLYRNGWMTFAAASAVTVTLILVSVFFAILINMNKLATDVENNVQINVHISLSADEKQQQELEKNIEKIDGVDSVTFSSKDEELKKLVGAYGKNFELFKQDNPLYDVFVVEAKEPTQTKAIAQKIEKLQYVDNVEYGEKTVDKLFDTLKWGRYAGIVLSIGLLLTAMFLISNTIKIAIFSRRREIEIMKLVGATNWFIRWPFVLEGAWLGLIGSIVPVVLTFIGYVNVYNLINPKLVTSSLSLLPPTPFAYQISGLIIAIGVLIGIWGSVISIRRFLKV from the coding sequence ATGAAATTTAGGACTGTAGGAAGACATATAAGAGAAAGTTTTAAAAGCCTTTACCGGAATGGTTGGATGACCTTTGCAGCAGCAAGTGCAGTAACAGTTACACTTATCTTAGTCAGCGTGTTTTTTGCAATATTGATTAACATGAACAAACTTGCAACTGATGTAGAAAACAATGTACAAATTAACGTACATATTTCTCTAAGCGCAGACGAGAAACAGCAGCAAGAACTTGAGAAAAACATTGAGAAGATTGATGGAGTTGATAGCGTCACTTTTTCTTCCAAGGATGAAGAGTTGAAGAAATTAGTTGGTGCATACGGCAAAAACTTCGAATTGTTTAAACAAGATAATCCACTATACGACGTTTTCGTTGTGGAGGCAAAAGAGCCAACCCAAACGAAAGCAATTGCTCAGAAAATCGAAAAATTACAGTATGTAGATAATGTAGAATATGGTGAGAAAACAGTTGATAAGTTGTTTGATACCTTGAAATGGGGACGATATGCTGGTATTGTACTAAGTATTGGGTTATTATTAACAGCAATGTTCTTAATATCAAACACCATTAAGATTGCGATTTTCTCACGTAGAAGAGAAATAGAAATTATGAAATTGGTAGGAGCGACCAACTGGTTCATACGCTGGCCTTTCGTTTTAGAAGGAGCTTGGCTGGGATTAATTGGTTCGATTGTTCCGGTTGTGTTAACATTTATAGGCTATGTTAATGTGTACAATCTGATAAATCCTAAGTTAGTGACTAGCTCACTTTCACTTTTACCACCAACACCTTTCGCCTATCAAATTAGTGGCTTGATTATTGCAATCGGCGTACTAATCGGGATTTGGGGTAGCGTAATCTCTATCCGCAGATTCTTGAAAGTATAA
- the ftsE gene encoding cell division ATP-binding protein FtsE → MILMEDVYKKYPNGITAANGLNINIGEGEFVYVVGPSGAGKSTFIKMIYREERATKGKIIVDKFDLVNMKNREIPYLRRNVGVVFQDYKLLQSKTVYENIAYAMEVVETEPSVIKERVMEVLDLVNLKHKVRMLPDELSGGEQQRISIARSIANMPKVLIADEPTGNLDPDTSWEIMNILEEISNRGTTIVMATHNKEIVNTLKHRVIAIENGRIVRDEQQGEYGYEI, encoded by the coding sequence ATGATATTAATGGAAGATGTGTATAAGAAATACCCCAATGGCATAACTGCTGCTAATGGATTAAATATTAACATTGGCGAAGGGGAATTTGTTTATGTTGTAGGGCCAAGTGGTGCTGGTAAATCAACTTTTATTAAAATGATTTACAGAGAAGAACGAGCGACAAAAGGCAAAATCATCGTAGACAAATTTGATTTGGTCAATATGAAAAATCGCGAAATTCCATATTTGCGTCGTAACGTAGGTGTGGTTTTCCAAGATTACAAATTGCTCCAAAGCAAAACAGTTTATGAAAACATTGCTTATGCGATGGAAGTGGTTGAAACAGAGCCGTCCGTAATTAAAGAACGTGTTATGGAAGTGCTTGATTTAGTCAACCTTAAGCATAAAGTAAGAATGTTGCCGGATGAACTTTCCGGTGGTGAGCAACAGCGGATATCCATTGCCCGCTCCATTGCAAATATGCCTAAAGTATTAATAGCAGATGAGCCAACCGGTAACTTGGATCCTGATACTTCATGGGAAATCATGAATATCCTTGAGGAAATAAGCAATCGCGGAACCACTATAGTAATGGCTACCCATAATAAAGAAATTGTAAACACTTTGAAGCATCGGGTAATAGCTATTGAAAATGGTCGAATCGTTCGTGATGAGCAGCAAGGAGAATATGGTTATGAAATTTAG
- a CDS encoding YitT family protein, translated as MANKRRKQPLSPTVAKLIEYLYVVIGAALIALAFNVLLLPNHVASGGVSGISTIINYLTGWNPAFIQWAFNIPLFLAGLFFLGYQFGLKTFVGTMLLPLFVYLTQGLEPWTYEPLVAALFGGVLVGMGLGIVFRGKASTGGTDVAAQILHKYSHLTLGICVALIDGFVVISAMFVFDIESGLYALIGLFATSKTIDLVQVGLNQSKTVFIISENQEAIRQAILFKIDRGITRLSAKGGYTEDEKQILLCVIAQSEFSRLKEVIKEIDPDAFVVVMSASEVMGEGFSS; from the coding sequence ATGGCGAACAAACGAAGAAAACAACCTTTATCCCCAACAGTTGCAAAGTTAATTGAGTATTTATATGTTGTTATCGGTGCAGCTTTAATTGCGCTAGCCTTTAATGTGTTATTATTACCCAACCATGTTGCTTCTGGCGGTGTGAGTGGGATCAGTACTATTATCAACTACTTAACAGGTTGGAATCCAGCCTTTATCCAGTGGGCTTTTAATATTCCATTATTTCTTGCTGGGTTATTCTTTTTAGGATATCAATTTGGCTTGAAAACATTTGTTGGCACGATGTTACTTCCACTCTTTGTTTATTTAACGCAAGGTTTAGAGCCATGGACGTACGAACCACTAGTCGCAGCTTTATTTGGCGGTGTACTAGTTGGGATGGGACTTGGCATAGTGTTTCGTGGAAAAGCATCGACCGGTGGAACGGATGTCGCAGCCCAAATTTTGCATAAGTATTCGCATCTAACGCTTGGAATTTGTGTAGCTTTAATTGATGGTTTTGTTGTAATTTCGGCGATGTTTGTTTTTGATATTGAATCTGGACTTTATGCGCTTATTGGTCTTTTTGCGACAAGTAAGACGATTGATTTAGTGCAAGTGGGTCTCAATCAATCAAAAACAGTTTTTATTATTTCTGAAAACCAAGAAGCAATTAGACAAGCCATTCTTTTCAAAATCGATCGTGGAATTACACGTCTTTCAGCTAAAGGTGGATATACCGAAGATGAAAAGCAAATTTTATTATGCGTTATTGCTCAAAGTGAATTTTCTCGATTAAAAGAGGTCATTAAAGAGATTGATCCGGACGCCTTTGTTGTAGTCATGAGTGCCAGCGAGGTTATGGGAGAAGGCTTTTCGTCATAA
- the prfB gene encoding peptide chain release factor 2 (programmed frameshift) yields MELADIRNELEKTAQQIKDFRGSLDLDSMEVRIAELEDQMLDPNFWNDQQAAQKVINESNGYKETYQAFHALEEEQESMEISLELLKEEADEDLQEELEKDITAYMATINAFELKLMLSDPYDKNNAILELHPGAGGTESQDWGSMLLRMYQRWSEKKGFKVEMLDYQAGDEAGIKSVTLLIKGHNAYGYLKAEKGVHRLVRISPFDSSGRRHTSFVSVDVMPELDDDIEIEVRTEDLKIDTYRATGAGGQHINTTDSAVRMTHIPSGIVVTCQSERSQLKNRDQAMKMLKTKLYQKEQEEKERELAEIRGEQKEIGWGSQIRSYVFHPYSMVKDHRTNYETGNIQAVMDGDLDDFINAYLRSRIG; encoded by the exons ATGGAATTAGCAGACATTCGTAATGAATTAGAAAAAACAGCACAGCAAATCAAAGACTTTAGGGGGTCTCTT GACTTAGATAGCATGGAAGTGAGAATTGCTGAGTTAGAAGATCAAATGTTAGATCCGAATTTTTGGAACGATCAGCAAGCTGCCCAAAAAGTAATCAATGAGTCAAATGGATATAAAGAAACATATCAAGCTTTTCATGCCCTAGAAGAAGAACAAGAAAGCATGGAAATCAGTCTAGAATTATTGAAAGAAGAGGCTGATGAAGATTTACAAGAGGAATTAGAAAAAGATATTACTGCTTATATGGCGACTATTAATGCATTTGAATTAAAATTAATGTTAAGTGATCCATACGATAAAAATAATGCGATTCTGGAATTGCATCCAGGTGCTGGTGGAACGGAATCTCAAGACTGGGGTTCGATGTTACTTCGCATGTATCAACGTTGGTCAGAGAAAAAAGGTTTTAAAGTAGAAATGCTTGATTATCAAGCGGGAGATGAAGCTGGAATTAAAAGCGTAACACTACTGATTAAAGGACATAATGCATATGGTTACTTAAAAGCAGAAAAAGGTGTTCATCGCTTAGTCCGTATTTCACCATTTGACTCATCAGGTCGTCGCCACACGTCATTTGTTTCAGTTGATGTAATGCCAGAACTAGATGATGATATCGAAATCGAAGTACGTACAGAAGACTTGAAAATTGATACCTACCGGGCAACAGGAGCAGGTGGTCAACATATCAATACAACTGACTCAGCTGTTCGAATGACTCATATTCCATCTGGTATTGTTGTAACTTGTCAATCAGAACGTTCACAACTCAAAAACCGTGATCAAGCAATGAAAATGCTGAAAACAAAGCTATACCAAAAAGAACAAGAAGAAAAAGAACGTGAATTAGCAGAAATTCGCGGAGAACAAAAAGAAATTGGTTGGGGAAGCCAAATTCGTTCATATGTTTTCCATCCATACTCCATGGTGAAAGATCACCGTACCAATTATGAAACTGGTAATATACAAGCAGTAATGGACGGCGATTTAGACGACTTTATTAATGCATATTTACGTTCTAGGATTGGATAA
- the secA gene encoding preprotein translocase subunit SecA, which produces MAGLLKKIFESGKKDVKYLERKADEIIALADETAALSDEALREKTVEFKERVQKGETLDDLLVEAFAVAREGAKRALGLYPFKVQLMGGIVLHEGNIAEMKTGEGKTLTATLPVYLNALSGEGVHVVTVNEYLAHRDAEEMGVLYNFLGLSVGLNLNALSSTEKREQYACDITYSTNNELGFDYLRDNMVVYKEEMVQRPLSFAVIDEVDSILVDEARTPLIISGEAEKSTILYVRANTFVRTLTEEEDYTVDVKTKSVQLTEDGMTKGENYFGVDNLFDLENTVILHHIAQALKANYTMSLDVDYVAQDDEVLIVDQFTGRIMKGRRFSEGLHQALEAKEGVTIQNESKTMATITFQNYFRMYKKLAGMTGTAKTEEEEFRDIYNMRVIEIPTNKVIIRDDRPDLIFTTIEAKFNAVVEDIAERNAKGQPVLVGTVAIETSELISSKLKRKGIKHEVLNAKQHEREADIIKHAGEKGAVVIATNMAGRGTDIKLGEGTIEVGGLAVIGTERHESRRIDNQLRGRSGRQGDPGVTQFYLSMEDELMRRFGSDNMKSMMERFGMAEDAIQSKMVSRAVESAQRRVEGNNFDSRKQVLQYDDVLRQQREVIYKQRYEVINAENSLREIIDQMIQRTVNFIVSSNASSREPEEDWNLQGIIDYVDANLLPEGEITLEDLQNRTSEDIQNLILDKVKAAYDEKETLLPREEFTEFEKVVLLRVVDTKWVDHIDAMDHLRDGIHLRAYGQIDPLREYQSEGFEMFEAMVSSIDEDVARYIMKAEIRQNLEREQVAKGEAVNPAEGKPEAKRQPVRKDQHIGRNDPCPCGSGKKYKNCHGKEA; this is translated from the coding sequence ATGGCAGGACTATTGAAAAAGATTTTTGAATCAGGAAAAAAAGATGTTAAATATTTGGAAAGAAAAGCAGATGAAATCATTGCTTTAGCTGACGAAACGGCGGCACTTTCTGATGAGGCTCTGCGCGAAAAAACAGTAGAGTTTAAAGAGCGTGTTCAAAAAGGTGAAACGCTAGATGATTTACTAGTTGAAGCATTTGCTGTAGCTAGAGAAGGAGCAAAACGCGCACTTGGGCTATATCCGTTTAAAGTACAATTAATGGGTGGAATAGTTCTTCATGAAGGTAATATTGCTGAAATGAAAACTGGTGAAGGTAAAACCCTAACGGCAACTCTACCAGTTTATTTAAATGCGCTTTCTGGTGAAGGTGTACATGTTGTTACCGTCAATGAATATTTGGCTCATCGTGATGCGGAAGAAATGGGAGTTTTATATAATTTCCTAGGTCTTTCTGTAGGTTTAAATTTAAATGCATTATCTAGTACTGAAAAACGTGAACAATACGCTTGTGATATTACGTATAGTACTAATAATGAATTAGGATTCGATTATTTACGTGATAATATGGTTGTTTACAAGGAAGAAATGGTACAACGTCCACTTTCTTTTGCTGTTATTGATGAAGTCGATTCCATTTTGGTGGATGAAGCAAGAACACCTTTAATCATTTCAGGAGAAGCCGAAAAATCGACTATCCTTTATGTTCGTGCCAACACTTTCGTTCGTACTTTGACTGAAGAGGAAGATTATACGGTTGATGTGAAAACAAAATCCGTTCAATTAACTGAAGATGGAATGACAAAAGGAGAAAACTACTTTGGTGTAGATAATCTTTTTGATTTAGAAAATACAGTTATTTTGCATCACATTGCTCAAGCGCTTAAAGCGAACTACACAATGAGTTTAGATGTTGATTATGTAGCGCAAGATGATGAAGTGCTAATCGTTGACCAATTCACTGGTCGTATTATGAAAGGTCGTCGTTTTAGTGAAGGCTTGCACCAAGCTTTGGAAGCTAAAGAAGGCGTAACTATTCAAAATGAATCTAAAACAATGGCAACTATCACATTCCAAAACTATTTCCGGATGTATAAAAAACTTGCGGGGATGACAGGGACTGCAAAAACGGAAGAAGAAGAATTCCGTGACATTTATAATATGCGCGTTATTGAAATTCCAACAAATAAAGTAATCATTCGTGATGACCGTCCCGATTTAATTTTCACTACAATTGAAGCGAAATTCAATGCTGTAGTAGAAGATATAGCTGAACGTAATGCAAAAGGGCAACCGGTTCTTGTTGGTACTGTTGCAATCGAAACGTCAGAGCTTATTTCTAGCAAATTAAAACGCAAAGGAATCAAGCACGAGGTACTGAACGCTAAGCAACATGAACGTGAAGCAGACATTATTAAACACGCTGGTGAAAAAGGAGCAGTAGTAATTGCAACCAATATGGCCGGTCGTGGTACTGATATTAAACTTGGTGAAGGCACGATTGAAGTTGGCGGATTGGCTGTAATCGGTACAGAGCGTCATGAATCACGTCGTATTGATAACCAGTTACGTGGTCGTTCAGGACGTCAAGGAGATCCGGGTGTGACTCAATTTTATCTTTCTATGGAAGATGAGCTTATGCGTCGCTTTGGTTCTGATAACATGAAGAGCATGATGGAACGTTTTGGTATGGCAGAAGATGCAATCCAAAGTAAAATGGTTAGTCGTGCGGTAGAATCAGCGCAAAGACGTGTAGAAGGTAATAACTTCGATTCGCGGAAACAAGTATTACAATATGACGATGTACTTCGCCAACAACGGGAAGTTATTTATAAACAACGCTATGAAGTAATCAATGCGGAAAATAGCTTGCGTGAAATTATTGACCAAATGATTCAACGCACTGTTAATTTCATCGTTTCTAGTAATGCTTCCAGTCGTGAACCAGAAGAAGATTGGAACCTACAAGGAATTATTGATTATGTTGATGCTAATTTACTTCCAGAAGGCGAAATCACACTTGAAGATTTACAAAATCGGACAAGCGAAGATATTCAAAATCTGATTTTAGATAAAGTAAAAGCAGCTTATGATGAAAAAGAAACACTGTTACCTCGAGAAGAATTTACCGAATTCGAGAAGGTTGTTTTACTTCGTGTTGTCGATACGAAATGGGTAGATCATATTGATGCGATGGACCACCTTCGTGATGGAATTCATCTTCGTGCATATGGCCAGATTGACCCACTTCGAGAATACCAATCTGAAGGTTTTGAGATGTTTGAAGCGATGGTATCTTCTATTGATGAAGACGTTGCTCGTTACATCATGAAAGCAGAGATTCGCCAAAATCTTGAACGTGAGCAAGTTGCTAAGGGAGAAGCTGTTAATCCAGCTGAAGGAAAACCAGAAGCGAAACGTCAACCAGTTCGTAAAGACCAACATATTGGACGTAATGACCCTTGCCCATGTGGTAGCGGTAAAAAATATAAAAATTGTCATGGTAAAGAAGCATAG
- the hpf gene encoding ribosome hibernation-promoting factor, HPF/YfiA family has protein sequence MLKYNIRGENIEVTEPIRDYVEKKIDKLERYFTETPDANVHVNLKVYSDKNAKVEVTIPLPNLVLRAEETSGDLYASIDLIVDKLERQIRKHKTKVNRKFRDKGAERDYFAYSDVNGSTPPEENEGDFDLEIVRTKQFSLKPMDSEEAVLQMNLLGHSFYVYTDAETNGTNIVYSRKDGKYGLIETN, from the coding sequence ATGCTTAAGTACAACATTCGTGGTGAAAATATTGAAGTAACAGAACCAATTAGAGATTACGTCGAAAAGAAGATTGATAAATTAGAACGTTATTTTACAGAAACACCAGACGCTAACGTACATGTTAATTTAAAAGTATATTCTGATAAAAATGCAAAAGTTGAAGTGACTATCCCTCTTCCAAATCTTGTGCTACGTGCAGAAGAAACAAGTGGAGATTTATATGCAAGCATTGATTTAATTGTAGATAAACTAGAAAGACAAATTCGCAAACATAAAACAAAAGTAAATCGTAAATTCCGTGATAAAGGTGCGGAAAGAGATTATTTCGCTTATTCTGATGTAAATGGCAGTACACCACCAGAAGAAAATGAAGGAGATTTTGATCTTGAAATTGTAAGAACAAAACAATTTTCATTAAAACCAATGGATAGTGAAGAAGCTGTATTACAAATGAACTTACTAGGACATAGTTTTTACGTCTATACAGATGCCGAAACTAATGGCACCAATATTGTGTATTCACGTAAAGATGGAAAATATGGTTTAATTGAAACAAATTAA